Proteins from a genomic interval of Capsicum annuum cultivar UCD-10X-F1 chromosome 4, UCD10Xv1.1, whole genome shotgun sequence:
- the LOC107868083 gene encoding protein NODULATION SIGNALING PATHWAY 2 — MAMMVDETIPDFDYYGSLSTTTTTTTATTTTSSSENDHDHGCTWNDWSPVLDWGAFSGGDNFQDLIESMIQGHNSTGGVNVNFHPSVNYFWKSISSEDSAGLIEEDYLEDSNNNQSADINGLKLVHLLMAAAEALSGVNKSRELARVILVRLKELASPNGATNMERLAAHFTDALQALLDGAASGTLHAKHMFSPNYKDEQHQGDVLAAFQLLQDMSPFVKFGHFTANQAILESVAHDRRVHIVDYDIMEGIQWASLMQAFVSRKDGPPTPHLRITALSRSGSGRRSFGTVQETGRRLTAFAASIGQPFSFHHCRLDSDETFKPTNLKLVRGEALIINCMLHLPHFSYRASDSVASFLSGSKNLNPRLVTLVEEEIRPIGEEEGFVGRFMDTLHHYSALYDSLEAGFPLQSRARTLVERVFLRPHITGSLARIYRVREEDERYSWGEWLGAVGFCKSNISFANHCQAKLLLGLFNDGYRVEEIGTNKLVLGWKSRRLFSASIWNTTDTDL, encoded by the coding sequence ATGGCGATGATGGTTGATGAAACCATCCCAGATTTTGATTATTATGGTAGCCTAAGCACtaccaccactaccactaccgctACAACAACTACCTCCTCTTCAGAAAATGATCATGATCATGGTTGTACATGGAATGACTGGTCGCCTGTTTTAGATTGGGGTGCATTTTCTGGTGGCGATAATTTCCAAGATCTAATTGAATCCATGATCCAGGGGCACAATTCAACAGGAGGGGTAAATGTGAATTTCCACCCATCTGTCAATTACTTTTGGAAATCTATATCCTCGGAGGATTCTGCAGGGCTGATAGAGGAAGATTATTTGGAAGACTCTAATAACAATCAATCGGCAGATATCAACGGGCTGAAGCTTGTGCATCTCCTCATGGCGGCGGCGGAGGCGTTAAGCGGCGTGAACAAAAGCCGTGAGTTGGCTCGAGTGATATTGGTTCGGCTCAAGGAATTGGCGTCCCCAAACGGCGCCACCAACATGGAGAGATTGGCTGCGCATTTCACTGACGCCTTGCAGGCATTGCTCGATGGCGCCGCTTCAGGAACCTTGCACGCTAAGCACATGTTTTCCCCTAACTACAAGGACGAGCAGCATCAGGGAGATGTGTTGGCAGCTTTTCAGCTATTGCAGGATATGTCTCCTTTTGTCAAATTTGGGCACTTTACAGCAAACCAAGCTATCTTGGAATCTGTTGCCCATGATAGGAGAGTCCATATTGTGGACTACGATATTATGGAAGGGATCCAATGGGCCTCCTTAATGCAAGCCTTTGTGTCCAGAAAAGATGGCCCCCCAACTCCCCACCTCCGGATCACAGCATTGTCAAGGAGTGGCAGCGGCCGTCGGTCTTTCGGGACTGTCCAAGAGACTGGCCGTCGTCTAACTGCGTTCGCCGCATCCATCGGTCAGCCATTTTCGTTTCATCACTGCAGATTAGACTCAGACGAAACATTTAAGCCAACAAATCTCAAGTTAGTTAGAGGAGAAGCTCTAATTATTAATTGCATGTTGCACCTGCCTCATTTTAGCTATCGAGCATCGGATTCAGTTGCATCCTTCTTATCCGGATCAAAAAACTTGAATCCGAGACTCGTGACCCTAGTTGAAGAGGAAATCAGACCCATAGGAGAAGAAGAAGGGTTCGTGGGTCGGTTCATGGACACTTTGCACCACTACTCGGCTCTCTATGATTCGCTTGAGGCCGGGTTTCCGTTGCAAAGTCGAGCTCGGACTTTGGTGGAGCGGGTATTCCTCAGGCCTCATATAACTGGGTCATTGGCCCGGATCTACCGGGTCCGGGAAGAGGACGAAAGGTACTCATGGGGGGAGTGGTTGGGTGCCGTGGGGTTCTGTAAGAGTAATATAAGCTTTGCAAATCATTGTCAAGCAAAATTGCTGTTGGGGCTATTCAATGATGGGTATAGGGTGGAGGAAATTGGGACCAATAAGCTGGTTTTAGGATGGAAGTCCCGGCGCCTATTTTCTGCTTCTATTTGGAACACAACGGACACTGACTTGTAA